A genomic segment from Cygnus atratus isolate AKBS03 ecotype Queensland, Australia chromosome 9, CAtr_DNAZoo_HiC_assembly, whole genome shotgun sequence encodes:
- the CLDN1 gene encoding claudin-1: MASGGLQLLGFVLAFLGWIGIIISTAMPQWKMASYAGDNIVTAQALYEGLWMSCAMQSTGQIQCKVYDSLLKLESSLQATRALMVAAILLGLVGVFVAVTGMKCMKCMEDDQVKKMRMAVFGGVIFIIAGLSALVATSWYGNRVARAFYDPFTPVNTRFEFGSALFIGWAAASLAMLGGAFLCCSCPRRETSYPPTRGYPKNAPSTGKDYV; encoded by the exons ATGGCCAGCGGGGgtctgcagctcctgggcttcGTGCTGGCTTTCCTGGGCTGGATCGGCATCATCATCAGCACCGCCATGCCCCAGTGGAAGATGGCATCCTACGCGGGGGACAACATCGTGACGGCCCAGGCGCTCTACGAGGGGCTGTGGATGTCGTGCGCCATGCAGAGCACGGGGCAGATCCAGTGCAAGGTGTACGACTCGCTGCTCAAGCTGGAGA GCAGTCTGCAGGCCACGCGGGCTTTGATGGTGGCTGCGATACTCCTGGGCCTTGTTGGTGTATTTGTTGCCGTGACTGGCATGAAATGCATGAAGTGCATGGAAGATGACCAGGTGAAGAAGATGCGGATGGCTGTCTTTGGTGGGGTCATCTTCATAATTGCAG GCTTGTCAGCATTGGTGGCCACATCGTGGTATGGCAACAGAGTGGCTCGGGCCTTTTATGACCCTTTCACGCCTGTTAACACCAG ATTTGAGTTTGGATCAGCACTCTTCATTGGCTGGGCAGCTGCTTCACTGGCCATGCTGGGGGGAgcctttctctgctgctcctgcccacgGAGAGAAACTTCCTATCCACCCACCCGAGGCTACCCCAAAAA